Proteins found in one Megalobrama amblycephala isolate DHTTF-2021 linkage group LG5, ASM1881202v1, whole genome shotgun sequence genomic segment:
- the si:dkey-13p1.4 gene encoding transmembrane protein 151B — protein sequence MLSLDLETDTTAEDTAPSTPDGGAETPASLDVLEEQWPIKQSLGASMCRETHWRCLLLSLLMYSCLGAVAWCQLTQVTKLSFDSSSTSLTASMNSLRGGRSMIYHDSPCSDGYVYIPLAFLLMLYAVYLMECWHCRARSELQCKANVESVYDRVLRMRQARPCVWWKAISYHFVRRTRQVTRYRNGDAYTTTQVYHERVNTHVAEGEFDYSRCGMRDVSRNLRGLEGHAATRLHFSKCFSFAGAGPENAYLNQRARFFSEIEGLDDYMEAREGMLLKNVDFKEHLIVYVDPDQLPWYTSRVTFWMAALLMLSWPLRVLIEYRTAFVHYQVEKLFGLEYSNNSPSPEADTTVRNTRYGLPRAETVDSTELEWHIRSNRQLIPSYSEAMLMNLGASGSNHRDSISSNRLLLDSCSAQSYGTLVQNCEHCLQQEGGQRRPTISSSCSSIFSRHTFHSRLSLDTSHFSLCRMYGSRRTMGLWRSRSSTLTERCCPDEQCCRSYTSQLALNESPPNYQDARFFPVLIVHRPEGCGDSSEVRRYYVRRGSCCVETSV from the coding sequence CAATGGCCAATAAAGCAGTCCCTGGGTGCCTCAATGTGCCGCGAGACGCACTGGCGTTGTCTTCTCCTTTCCTTGCTCATGTATAGCTGCCTGGGTGCCGTGGCCTGGTGTCAGCTCACCCAGGTCACCAAGCTGAGCTTCGATTCCTCCAGTACTTCCCTCACAGCCTCAATGAACTCTCTTAGAGGAGGTCGCTCCATGATATACCACGACAGCCCTTGCTCTGACGGTTATGTGTACATCCCCTTGGCCTTTCTGCTAATGCTCTACGCTGTTTACCTTATGGAGTGCTGGCACTGTCGGGCTCGTAGCGAGTTGCAGTGCAAGGCCAACGTTGAAAGTGTGTACGATAGAGTTCTGCGCATGCGTCAAGCCCGACCGTGCGTCTGGTGGAAAGCCATCAGTTACCATTTTGTACGTAGGACTCGACAAGTAACGCGTTACCGGAATGGAGATGCGTATACGACCACGCAGGTTTATCACGAGCGTGTTAACACGCATGTGGCCGAGGGCGAATTCGATTACAGCCGCTGTGGAATGAGAGACGTCTCGCGAAACTTACGTGGACTGGAGGGTCATGCGGCAACGCGATTGCATTTCTCCAAATGCTTCAGCTTCGCAGGAGCAGGACCTGAAAATGCATACCTCAACCAGCGAGCCAGGTTCTTCTCAGAAATTGAGGGTTTGGACGACTACATGGAAGCCCGTGAAGGCATGCTGCTGAAGAACGTCGACTTTAAAGAGCACCTCATCGTTTACGTGGATCCCGACCAACTGCCGTGGTACACTTCTCGGGTCACCTTCTGGATGGCGGCTCTCCTCATGCTATCCTGGCCACTGCGAGTGCTGATCGAGTACCGGACGGCGTTTGTGCACTACCAAGTCGAGAAACTCTTCGGACTAGAGTATAGCAACAACAGCCCATCTCCAGAGGCTGACACCACCGTGAGGAACACTCGCTATGGCCTTCCGAGAGCAGAAACGGTGGACAGTACGGAGCTGGAATGGCACATCCGTTCAAACCGCCAGCTTATACCCAGCTACTCGGAAGCCATGCTGATGAACCTGGGGGCTTCTGGGTCAAACCACAGAGACAGCATTTCCTCCAACCGCTTGCTGTTGGACAGCTGCTCAGCGCAGAGCTACGGGACGTTGGTGCAGAACTGTGAGCACTGTTTGCAACAAGAAGGTGGGCAAAGACGGCCAACAATCAGCTCTAGCTGTTCCTCCATCTTCTCTCGCCACACCTTCCACTCCCGTTTGTCCCTGGACACCTCGCACTTCTCGTTGTGCCGCATGTATGGCTCCAGACGCACTATGGGACTGTGGAGAAGCCGCAGTAGTACACTTACAGAGCGCTGCTGCCCTGATGAGCAGTGCTGCAGGTCTTACACCAGTCAGCTCGCCCTTAATGAGAGCCCGCCAAACTACCAAGACGCTCGCTTCTTCCCAGTCCTCATTGTCCATCGGCCTGAGGGCTGTGGGGACTCATCTGAGGTGAGGAGGTATTATGTTCGCAGAGGCTCCTGTTGTGTGGAGACTTCGGTTTGA